The genomic region TTTGAAGCGATTTCTGGCGGGGCGGCGCAAAGCTGGCAGATGGACAATCGCTGGAAGACGATGGCGAAGGGCGAATTCGATTTCGGATTTGCCGTCGATTGGATGCGCAAGGATTTGGGCTTGGCGATTGAAGAAGGCGCAGACACGGGCGCGACGCTAAAGCTCGCCGAGCTTGTCGACAGCTATTATGCCGAGGTCCAGGCGATGGGCGGCGCCCGTCAGGATACAAGTTCGTTGGTAAGGAGACTGGAAGAGTGAATAATGGAAAACCGTTCGGGCTGAGCCTGTCGAAGCCCTGCCCTTCTCTTTGCAGCGACGATGAAGTGAAGGACAGCCCTTCGACACGCTCAGGGCAAGCGGGTTGGGTGACAGCTTGTATAATCGCCCTCGCCGCCTTGCTTCTGCCAACGCCAGCCCAGGCCGATGCATTGGTGGACAATGCCAATGGCTATACGCTGGACGAAGATGGCAATCTGATCCGCTTTACCGGCTTCACTTTCAATGTCGAAACCGGGCGCATCACGCAGCTGTTGCGCCGTAATGATGACCGCCCACGCGAAGTCGATTTCCGGCACGACGCCCGGGGAATGACGGTTATTCCCGGACTGATCGATGCCCATGGCCATATGATGGGGCTGGGTTACAGCGCGATCCAGCTGGACCTTTCCGACACGACCAGCCTTGAAGAAGCGATGGCGCGACTGGCCCAATATAGAGCGGAAAACCCGACGCTGCGTTGGGTTATCGGTGGCGGCTGGAACCAGGAAAGCTGGGGGCTTGGACGGTTCCCGAACGCAGCCGATCTTGATGCCGCAGTCGCCGACCGGCCCGTCTGGCTAACCCGTGTGGATGGGCATGCCGGGGTCGCGAACAGCGTAGCAATGGAAGCGGCGGGCATCACGGCAAACGCCCAATCGCCATCCGGCGGCCGGATCGAACGCGATGGCGGCCAACCCAATGGTGTTTTTGTCGATACAGCCATGGCGCTCGTTGAGAATGCTATTCCGACACCACAACCGCCGGTCCGCGATATGGCGCTGCGCGAGGCGCAGGATCTGTTGCTGAGCTACGGCGTGACGACGATGCACGATATGGGCACCTCTCCCAATGACTGGGGCGTGCTGCGCCGAGCGGGCGATCGTGGCCTTCTGCGCGTCCGCGTGATTTCCTATGCCAATGCGCTCGATACGCTGCTCGATATTGCCGGCGATGCACAGACGCCGTGGCTCTATGACGGTCGTCTGCGGATGGTCGGACTGAAGATTTACGGTGATGGTGCACTGGGCTCGCGCGGCGCGCTGCTCAACGCACCTTATGCTGACGCTCCCGGCGAAATCGGTCTTGCGCTCATTGACGGCATTGCCCTGCGCAATCGGTTGAGCCGCTTGTCGCTCGACCGGTTCCAGGCCGCGATCCATGCAATTGGCGATGGCGCAAACCGCGAAGCCTTGGGCGCGATCGAGGAACTGGCGACGCGCTATACCGATGATCGCCGCTGGCGGATCGAACATGCGCAAATCGTCGACCCGGCAGACCTGGCGCGTTTCAGCCAGCATGGCATCATCGCCTCGATGCAGCCCGTCCATCAGACATCGGATCGCCTGATGGCCGAGGCGCGGCTTGGGCCAAACCGCCTTACCGGCGCCTATGCCTGGAACTCGATGTTGCGGAGTGGATCGCGCCTCGCCTTTGGCAGCGATTTCCCGGTTGAAAACCCCAATCCTTTCCCGGGCCTTGCCGTGGCAATCAGCCGACAGGATGCAGCTGGGCAGCCCGCGGGCGGTTGGCAGGCGCATGAGCGAATTTCGCTGCAACAGGCATTCGCCGCCTTTACCACCGACGCTGCCTTTGCCGGATTTGCCGAAGATCAGATCGGACGGATCGGCGAGGGTCTCTATGCCGATTTCCTGATCCTGGATCGCGATATCTTTGCAATCTCGCCGGACGAAATTCGGGAGACGCAAGTCGCCGAGACCTGGGTGGGAGGCGAGCGAACTTGGGTGCGCGCGCTTGTCGATGCACCGCCTATGGATGCGCCAGTCGGCCCGATGATCAGCGACGATGAGGATGTCGGGCGCTAGGCCTGACAGCGGTTATCCGGCCAACTCGGTCAGCAGGCCGACGGTAAGGATTTGCGGCAAGATCTCCGGCCCACCATCGGCGCCATAATAGAGATAGAGCGGTACGCCTGAACGACCGTGGCTTTCGATGAAGCGGCCGATCACCGGATCGCCGTTCGTCCAGTCGCCGACCAGCACCGCAATGTTCTGCGCTTCAAAATGCTCGGCCACCGCGGCCCGGTTAAGCGCGCCCGCTTCATTGGCCTTGCAGGTGATGCACCAATCGGCTGTGAAATAGACAAATACCGACCGGCCTTCTGCGCGCAGTGCAGCAAGCCGATCCTCGCTGAAGCTTTCTGCGTTGAGCGCACCGCCTTCATAGGCCGAGGCCTCCGCCGGAGCGGACTG from Parasphingopyxis sp. CP4 harbors:
- a CDS encoding amidohydrolase; translation: MTACIIALAALLLPTPAQADALVDNANGYTLDEDGNLIRFTGFTFNVETGRITQLLRRNDDRPREVDFRHDARGMTVIPGLIDAHGHMMGLGYSAIQLDLSDTTSLEEAMARLAQYRAENPTLRWVIGGGWNQESWGLGRFPNAADLDAAVADRPVWLTRVDGHAGVANSVAMEAAGITANAQSPSGGRIERDGGQPNGVFVDTAMALVENAIPTPQPPVRDMALREAQDLLLSYGVTTMHDMGTSPNDWGVLRRAGDRGLLRVRVISYANALDTLLDIAGDAQTPWLYDGRLRMVGLKIYGDGALGSRGALLNAPYADAPGEIGLALIDGIALRNRLSRLSLDRFQAAIHAIGDGANREALGAIEELATRYTDDRRWRIEHAQIVDPADLARFSQHGIIASMQPVHQTSDRLMAEARLGPNRLTGAYAWNSMLRSGSRLAFGSDFPVENPNPFPGLAVAISRQDAAGQPAGGWQAHERISLQQAFAAFTTDAAFAGFAEDQIGRIGEGLYADFLILDRDIFAISPDEIRETQVAETWVGGERTWVRALVDAPPMDAPVGPMISDDEDVGR